In Kocuria turfanensis, a single genomic region encodes these proteins:
- a CDS encoding amino acid ABC transporter permease: MSDYLADFASLFEQYDVLAAFWVNLRLTFWAAIGSAVLGGLIALMRISPIASLRLLGTGYVNLFRNTPLTIILVFLVLGVWSQLGINLSGDFNQNFFNWAVIGLSLYHAAFVCEAIRSGVNTVPVGQAEAARAIGLSFLPAARLIIFPQALRGAVTPLGNTLIALTKNTTVAAAASVTEISSLMKTMIEFRPDVIIAIFLVVALGFVLIVVPVGLLTTWASRKLAVKR, from the coding sequence GTGAGCGACTACCTGGCAGACTTCGCCAGCCTGTTCGAGCAGTACGACGTCCTGGCCGCCTTCTGGGTCAACCTCCGGCTGACCTTCTGGGCCGCGATCGGCTCGGCGGTCCTCGGCGGGCTGATCGCGCTGATGCGCATCTCCCCCATCGCGTCGCTGCGGCTGCTGGGCACCGGGTACGTGAACCTGTTCCGCAACACGCCGCTGACCATCATCCTCGTCTTCCTGGTCCTGGGCGTGTGGAGCCAGCTGGGGATCAACCTCTCCGGCGACTTCAACCAGAACTTCTTCAACTGGGCGGTCATCGGCCTGAGCCTCTACCACGCGGCCTTCGTCTGCGAGGCCATCCGCTCCGGGGTCAACACCGTCCCGGTCGGCCAGGCCGAGGCCGCCCGGGCCATCGGTCTGTCCTTCCTGCCCGCCGCCCGGCTGATCATCTTCCCGCAGGCGCTGCGGGGGGCCGTCACGCCGCTCGGCAACACCCTGATCGCCCTGACGAAGAACACGACGGTGGCCGCGGCCGCGTCGGTCACCGAGATCTCCTCGCTCATGAAGACCATGATCGAGTTCCGCCCGGACGTGATCATCGCGATCTTCCTGGTGGTCGCCCTCGGCTTCGTCCTCATCGTGGTCCCGGTGGGCCTGCTCACCACCTGGGCCTCCCGGAAGCTGGCGGTGAAGCGCTGA
- a CDS encoding amino acid ABC transporter permease, translated as MAKTQNVLFDVQGPRGRRVSAALNVLGVLLAAALAWIVLGELAEKGQLDAAKWSPLLTARTWENFLLPGLWDTLRAALLAVVLSVVFGLVFGLGRLSQLGPVRWVSTVVVEFFRAVPVLVMMIFFYLGIGRAGLVEPSNVPFWAVVLGLMFYNGSVIAELIRSGVHQLPKGQREAGLVIGLTPARSLRLIELPQALTAMLPSLVSQFVVILKDTALGYIITYPELLASGRRLGSGDGNILQTLFVVALVFVLINYLLTLLAAWLSRFLSYRTGGATKPAEGPLAAEEATV; from the coding sequence ATGGCCAAGACCCAGAACGTCCTCTTCGACGTCCAAGGACCCCGCGGCCGGCGGGTCAGCGCGGCGCTGAACGTGCTCGGCGTGCTGCTCGCGGCGGCCCTCGCCTGGATCGTGCTGGGCGAGCTGGCCGAGAAGGGCCAGCTCGACGCCGCGAAGTGGAGTCCCCTGCTGACCGCGCGCACGTGGGAGAACTTCCTGCTGCCGGGACTGTGGGACACCCTCCGGGCCGCGCTGCTGGCCGTGGTCCTCTCCGTCGTCTTCGGCCTGGTCTTCGGGCTCGGCCGGCTCTCCCAGCTCGGGCCCGTCCGGTGGGTCTCCACCGTGGTCGTGGAGTTCTTCCGCGCCGTGCCGGTGCTCGTGATGATGATCTTCTTCTACCTGGGCATCGGGCGGGCCGGGCTGGTCGAGCCGTCCAACGTCCCCTTCTGGGCGGTGGTCCTCGGCCTGATGTTCTACAACGGGTCCGTGATCGCCGAGCTGATCCGCTCCGGCGTCCACCAGCTGCCCAAGGGGCAGCGGGAGGCCGGGCTCGTCATCGGGCTCACGCCGGCCCGCTCGCTGCGCCTGATCGAGCTCCCCCAGGCGCTGACGGCCATGCTGCCCTCGCTGGTCAGCCAGTTCGTGGTCATCCTCAAGGACACGGCCCTGGGCTACATCATCACCTACCCGGAGCTGCTCGCCAGCGGCCGGCGCCTGGGCTCCGGGGACGGCAACATCCTCCAGACGCTGTTCGTCGTGGCCCTGGTCTTCGTGCTGATCAACTACCTGCTGACGCTGCTGGCGGCGTGGCTCTCCCGGTTCCTCAGCTACCGCACGGGAGGCGCCACCAAGCCGGCCGAGGGCCCCCTCGCCGCCGAGGAGGCCACCGTCTGA
- the dapE gene encoding succinyl-diaminopimelate desuccinylase: MLAAMIAPDLDLAADPAELTAALIDLESVSGGEGPIADAVEAALRRLPHLAVHRDGDAVVARTELGRGERVVLAGHLDTVPLPAVPGARGTVPSSWEEADGHRVLYGRGATDMKGGVAVQLALAAALTEPNRDVSYVFYDHEEVDAAASGLGRLQRNAPELLEADFAVLLEPTDGTVEGGCNGTMRFRITTTGRAAHSGRSWIGDNAIHKQADVLARLAAYTPRTITVEGLDYREGLNATGIGGGVAGNVVPDTAHVEINYRFAPDKSPEEALAHVREVFAGYELEIADLSAAARPGLDRPAAAAFVAAVGQEPKPKYGWTDVARFSQMGVPAVNFGPGDALLAHTDDEHVSAEAVRECYRALAAWLTD; this comes from the coding sequence ATGCTGGCAGCCATGATCGCACCCGACCTCGACCTCGCCGCGGACCCTGCCGAGCTCACCGCCGCCCTCATCGACCTGGAGTCCGTCTCCGGCGGCGAGGGGCCCATCGCCGACGCCGTCGAGGCCGCGCTGCGCCGGCTCCCGCACCTCGCGGTGCACCGGGACGGGGACGCCGTGGTCGCCCGCACCGAGCTGGGCCGGGGCGAGCGGGTGGTGCTCGCCGGGCACCTCGACACCGTGCCCCTGCCCGCCGTGCCCGGCGCCCGCGGGACCGTGCCCTCGTCGTGGGAGGAGGCCGACGGCCACCGGGTGCTCTACGGCCGCGGGGCCACCGACATGAAGGGCGGCGTGGCCGTCCAGCTCGCCCTCGCGGCCGCCCTGACCGAGCCCAACCGGGACGTCAGCTACGTCTTCTACGACCACGAGGAGGTCGACGCCGCGGCCAGCGGCCTGGGACGGCTGCAGCGCAACGCCCCGGAGCTGCTCGAGGCGGACTTCGCGGTGCTGCTCGAGCCCACGGACGGGACGGTGGAGGGCGGGTGCAACGGCACGATGCGCTTCCGGATCACCACCACCGGGCGCGCGGCCCACTCGGGGCGGTCCTGGATCGGGGACAACGCCATCCACAAGCAGGCCGACGTCCTGGCCCGCCTGGCCGCCTACACCCCGCGGACGATCACCGTGGAGGGCCTCGACTACCGGGAGGGCCTCAACGCGACCGGGATCGGCGGCGGCGTGGCCGGCAACGTCGTCCCGGACACCGCCCACGTGGAGATCAACTACCGCTTCGCCCCGGACAAGTCCCCGGAGGAGGCCCTCGCCCACGTCCGGGAGGTCTTCGCCGGCTACGAGCTGGAGATCGCCGACCTCTCGGCCGCGGCCCGCCCCGGCCTGGACCGCCCCGCCGCCGCGGCGTTCGTGGCCGCGGTGGGCCAGGAGCCGAAGCCGAAGTACGGCTGGACCGACGTGGCCCGCTTCTCCCAGATGGGGGTGCCGGCGGTGAACTTCGGTCCCGGCGACGCCCTGCTCGCCCACACCGACGACGAGCACGTGAGCGCCGAGGCCGTGCGGGAGTGCTACCGGGCCCTCGCCGCCTGGCTCACCGACTGA
- the dapD gene encoding 2,3,4,5-tetrahydropyridine-2,6-dicarboxylate N-succinyltransferase — translation MTSPTSRPAAGRPAAGRSASGLGLATVVASGPQEGTVLDVWYPAPALSDAVDTSLDADLRLAATADPDRNIRSEIVETVVDLDAAPADAADAYLRLHLLSHRLVRPNTVNLDGVFGLLANVAWTDRGPVLAEELTLALLRMKATGGHVTVHSVDKFPRMVDYVVPSGVRIGDANRIRLGAHLAAGTTVMHEGFVNFNAGTLGQSMVEGRISAGVVVGDATDIGGGASIMGTLSGGGKERITVGERVLLGANSGVGISLGDDCVVEAGLYVTAGTRVSVLADGAQSTAKASELSGVPNLLFRRNSLTGTVEVLPRAGRTVELNAALHAN, via the coding sequence ATGACTTCTCCCACCTCTCGTCCCGCCGCCGGTCGTCCCGCCGCCGGTCGTTCCGCCTCCGGCCTGGGCCTGGCCACCGTCGTGGCCTCCGGCCCCCAGGAGGGCACCGTCCTCGACGTCTGGTACCCCGCCCCGGCGCTGTCCGACGCGGTCGACACCTCCCTCGACGCCGACCTGCGGCTGGCGGCCACCGCCGACCCGGACCGCAACATCCGCAGCGAGATCGTCGAGACGGTCGTCGACCTCGACGCCGCCCCCGCCGACGCCGCCGACGCGTACCTGCGCCTGCACCTGCTCTCCCACCGCCTCGTGCGGCCCAACACCGTGAACCTCGACGGGGTGTTCGGCCTGCTCGCCAACGTCGCCTGGACCGACCGCGGCCCCGTGCTCGCCGAGGAGCTCACCCTCGCCCTGCTGCGGATGAAGGCCACCGGCGGGCACGTGACCGTGCACAGCGTCGACAAGTTCCCGCGGATGGTGGACTACGTGGTGCCCTCGGGCGTGCGGATCGGCGACGCCAACCGGATCCGGCTCGGCGCCCACCTGGCCGCCGGCACCACGGTGATGCACGAGGGCTTCGTGAACTTCAACGCCGGCACGCTGGGCCAGTCCATGGTCGAGGGCCGGATCAGCGCCGGCGTGGTCGTGGGCGACGCCACGGACATCGGCGGCGGCGCGTCCATCATGGGCACCCTCTCCGGCGGCGGCAAGGAGCGGATCACCGTGGGCGAGCGCGTGCTCCTCGGGGCGAACTCCGGCGTGGGCATCTCCCTCGGCGACGACTGTGTGGTCGAGGCCGGCCTCTACGTCACCGCCGGCACGCGGGTGAGCGTGCTCGCCGACGGGGCGCAGTCCACGGCCAAGGCCTCGGAGCTCTCCGGCGTCCCGAACCTGCTGTTCCGCCGCAACTCGCTCACCGGCACGGTCGAGGTGCTGCCGCGCGCCGGTCGGACCGTGGAGCTCAACGCGGCCCTGCACGCCAACTGA
- the galE gene encoding UDP-glucose 4-epimerase GalE: MRILVTGGTGYIGSHTVLALLEAGHDVVVMDNLANSSRTSLQRVEELAGRPAAAFAEVDLLDPAGLDALFAQHRPEAVIHFAGLKAVGESGEQPLRYYRTNVTGTLNLLEAMEAHGCRSIVFSSSATVYGAPEEMPLTEKQPMDAQNPYGRTKEHIEDMLVDLAASDPSWSMALLRYFNPVGAHESGRIGEDPTGVPNNLLPFIAQVAVGRREKLRVFGDDYPTADGTGVRDYIHVVDLAEGHLRALDHLARHGGVHTWNLGTGKGYSVLEVHAAFERASGRSIPYEVAARRPGDAAVSYADPSTALAELGWSAERDIDTMCRDHWNWQRSNPEGYAGS, translated from the coding sequence ATGAGAATTCTCGTCACCGGGGGAACCGGCTACATCGGCTCGCACACCGTCCTCGCCCTGCTGGAGGCCGGCCACGACGTCGTCGTGATGGACAACCTCGCCAACTCCTCGCGGACCTCCCTGCAGCGCGTGGAGGAGCTCGCGGGGCGCCCGGCGGCCGCGTTCGCCGAGGTCGACCTGCTGGACCCGGCCGGGCTCGACGCCCTGTTCGCGCAGCACCGGCCGGAGGCGGTCATCCACTTCGCCGGGCTCAAGGCCGTGGGCGAGTCGGGCGAGCAGCCGCTGCGGTACTACCGCACCAACGTGACCGGGACCCTGAACCTGCTGGAGGCCATGGAGGCCCACGGCTGCCGCTCCATCGTGTTCTCCTCCTCCGCCACGGTCTACGGCGCCCCGGAGGAGATGCCGCTGACCGAGAAGCAGCCCATGGACGCGCAGAACCCGTACGGCCGCACCAAGGAGCACATCGAGGACATGCTCGTGGACCTCGCCGCCTCGGACCCGTCGTGGAGCATGGCCCTGCTGCGCTACTTCAACCCCGTGGGCGCCCACGAGTCCGGCCGGATCGGGGAGGACCCCACCGGGGTGCCGAACAACCTGCTGCCGTTCATCGCCCAGGTGGCCGTGGGCCGGCGCGAGAAGCTGCGCGTGTTCGGCGACGACTACCCCACCGCCGACGGCACCGGGGTGCGCGACTACATCCACGTCGTCGACCTCGCGGAGGGCCACCTGCGGGCCCTCGACCACCTCGCCCGGCACGGCGGGGTGCACACGTGGAACCTGGGCACGGGCAAGGGCTACTCGGTGCTGGAGGTGCACGCCGCGTTCGAGCGGGCCTCCGGGCGCAGCATCCCCTACGAGGTCGCGGCCCGGCGTCCCGGGGACGCGGCCGTCTCCTACGCCGACCCCTCCACGGCCCTGGCCGAGCTGGGCTGGTCGGCCGAGCGGGACATCGACACGATGTGCCGCGACCACTGGAACTGGCAGAGGAGCAACCCGGAGGGCTACGCCGGGTCCTGA
- a CDS encoding A1S_2505 family phage non-structural protein, with product MSEQRHTPERITELGPDEVFVFGSNARGAHAAGAARTAVERFGAVPGQGHGLQGRSYAIDSMSGFPALAREAAAFVDFARAHPELTFWLTRVGTGIAGHDERRVAALFADAPPNVVRPPGW from the coding sequence ATGAGCGAGCAGCGGCACACCCCCGAGCGGATCACCGAGCTGGGCCCGGACGAGGTCTTCGTCTTCGGCTCCAACGCCCGCGGCGCGCACGCGGCCGGCGCGGCGCGGACCGCGGTGGAGCGCTTCGGCGCGGTGCCGGGGCAGGGCCACGGGCTGCAGGGGCGCTCCTACGCGATCGACAGCATGAGCGGGTTCCCCGCCCTGGCGCGGGAGGCGGCCGCGTTCGTGGACTTCGCCCGCGCCCACCCGGAGCTGACGTTCTGGCTGACCCGGGTGGGCACCGGCATCGCCGGCCACGACGAGCGCCGGGTGGCGGCGCTGTTCGCCGACGCGCCGCCCAACGTGGTGCGGCCGCCGGGCTGGTGA
- a CDS encoding citrate synthase: MTESAQKTETAQLDYGNGGRLELPVQDATVGNRGYAITNLLKETGNVAFDPGFMNTANARSAVTYIDGNNGILRYRGYPIEELAQHSTFIETAYLLIYGELPTPAQLEDFDTRVRRHTMVHEDLKSFFNGFPRNAHPMPVLSSAVSALSTFYADSLDPFDQQQVEISTIRLLAKVPTLAAYAFKKSKGEPMLYPQNDLNYTENFLRMCFGVPAEDYEIDPTMAKALDVLLMLHADHEQNCSTSTVRLVGSSHANMFASVSAGINALYGPLHGGANEAVLAMLNRIQQEGVKPEEFMEKVKNKESGARLMGFGHRVYKNYDPRARIVKDYAHDILEKLGGNDEQLDIAMRLEEKALADEYFVERKLYPNVDFYTGLIYKAMGFPEKMFTVLFAIGRLPGWIAQWREMIEDPETKIGRPRQLYVGEAERHYPQG, from the coding sequence ATGACCGAGTCTGCACAGAAGACCGAGACCGCCCAGCTCGACTACGGCAACGGCGGACGGCTCGAGCTGCCCGTCCAGGACGCCACCGTGGGCAACCGCGGGTACGCGATCACGAACCTGCTCAAGGAGACCGGCAACGTCGCCTTCGACCCCGGGTTCATGAACACCGCCAACGCACGCTCGGCCGTGACCTACATCGACGGCAACAACGGCATCCTGCGCTACCGCGGCTACCCGATCGAGGAGCTCGCCCAGCACTCGACGTTCATCGAGACCGCGTACCTGCTGATCTACGGCGAGCTGCCCACCCCGGCCCAGCTCGAGGACTTCGACACCCGGGTGCGCCGGCACACCATGGTCCACGAGGACCTCAAGAGCTTCTTCAACGGGTTCCCGCGCAACGCGCACCCCATGCCCGTGCTCTCCTCGGCGGTCTCGGCGCTGTCCACGTTCTACGCGGACTCCCTCGACCCGTTCGACCAGCAGCAGGTGGAGATCTCCACGATCCGGCTGCTCGCCAAGGTCCCGACCCTGGCCGCGTACGCCTTCAAGAAGTCCAAGGGCGAGCCGATGCTCTACCCGCAGAACGACCTCAACTACACGGAGAACTTCCTCCGCATGTGCTTCGGGGTGCCCGCCGAGGACTACGAGATCGACCCGACGATGGCCAAGGCCCTCGACGTGCTCCTGATGCTGCACGCCGACCACGAGCAGAACTGCTCCACCTCCACGGTGCGGCTGGTGGGCTCCTCCCACGCCAACATGTTCGCCTCGGTCTCCGCCGGGATCAACGCCCTCTACGGCCCGCTGCACGGCGGCGCGAACGAGGCAGTGCTCGCCATGCTCAACCGGATCCAGCAGGAGGGCGTCAAGCCCGAGGAGTTCATGGAGAAGGTCAAGAACAAGGAGTCCGGCGCCCGGCTCATGGGCTTCGGCCACCGCGTGTACAAGAACTACGACCCGCGCGCGCGCATCGTCAAGGACTACGCCCACGACATCCTCGAGAAGCTGGGCGGCAACGACGAGCAGCTCGACATCGCGATGCGGCTCGAGGAGAAGGCCCTCGCCGACGAGTACTTCGTGGAGCGCAAGCTGTACCCGAACGTCGACTTCTACACGGGCCTGATCTACAAGGCGATGGGCTTCCCGGAGAAGATGTTCACCGTCCTGTTCGCCATCGGCCGGCTGCCGGGCTGGATCGCCCAGTGGCGCGAGATGATCGAGGACCCGGAGACCAAGATCGGCCGCCCGCGCCAGCTCTACGTGGGCGAGGCCGAGCGGCACTACCCGCAGGGCTGA
- the fdxA gene encoding ferredoxin yields the protein MTYVIAQPCVDVKDKACVEECPVDCIYEGERSLYIHPDECVDCGACEPVCPVEAIYYEDDTPEEWADYYKANVEFFDDLGSPGGAAKLGNTHTDHPMIAALPPQNQGAQ from the coding sequence GTGACCTATGTCATCGCCCAGCCCTGTGTCGACGTCAAGGACAAGGCCTGCGTCGAGGAGTGCCCCGTCGACTGCATCTACGAGGGGGAGCGCTCGCTCTACATCCACCCGGACGAGTGCGTGGACTGCGGCGCGTGCGAACCGGTCTGCCCCGTCGAGGCCATCTACTACGAGGACGACACCCCCGAGGAGTGGGCCGACTACTACAAGGCCAACGTCGAGTTCTTCGACGACCTCGGCTCCCCGGGCGGGGCCGCCAAGCTCGGCAACACCCACACGGACCACCCGATGATCGCGGCCCTGCCCCCGCAGAACCAGGGCGCCCAGTGA
- a CDS encoding putative acetyltransferase, producing the protein MVSPTSGSTSSPVPSSAAVELLAGLPCGTRVSVRYALPADDVSGLPLTDALGELVGLDTDGGAGTVTVRTRRGDVLIPAAAVRAARVVPPAPPRRRPRGG; encoded by the coding sequence ATGGTCTCCCCGACATCCGGCTCAACGTCCTCGCCCGTTCCGTCATCCGCGGCCGTCGAGTTGCTCGCGGGCCTGCCCTGCGGTACACGGGTGAGCGTGCGCTACGCCCTGCCCGCCGACGACGTCTCCGGGCTGCCGCTCACGGACGCCCTGGGCGAGCTGGTGGGGCTGGACACCGACGGGGGTGCCGGGACGGTCACGGTGCGCACCCGGCGCGGGGACGTGCTGATCCCCGCCGCGGCGGTGCGGGCCGCCCGGGTGGTGCCGCCGGCCCCGCCGCGCCGGCGTCCGCGCGGCGGCTGA
- a CDS encoding PIG-L family deacetylase, with product MTQPVPYYPEQGVLVREDALPGLLPAGLRPEDARLLFVHAHPDDESIATGATMGRYAELGAQVVLLTMTRGERGEVIPEPLRGLEVGRPGCTDDGTALGRYRVGELDDAAAALGVADRFFAGEPPALDPAAGFAGGTGHYHDSGMSWGPDGRAAPAGDSSPHSLTAASAEEAAAHVAAAVRAVRPHVLVSYDDDGGYGHPDHVRTAAVAVRGAELAARPGTDASGRVAEPWRTPLLWAVEGEARADDPRPQAAVHGSAERKRSAMAAHATQLVLAEDGSRFALSNGVWQPFSAVETFRLLAGDPGAAAEETRADAGPASLPTTLVTSVAAGLAGASVATVLHAAIWYSPAGWWIPWGLLFAAALLLSVSLWVGTATRRVWAAAVPGLIGYLVSWFFAYGGDGSVIVVTDPSTVVGVLGLAWFVVVFAVTIASVLVTGRWVRARRRAARPA from the coding sequence GTGACCCAGCCCGTCCCGTACTACCCCGAGCAGGGCGTCCTCGTGCGCGAGGACGCCCTGCCGGGTCTGCTGCCCGCCGGGCTGCGCCCGGAGGACGCCCGGCTGCTGTTCGTGCACGCCCACCCCGACGACGAGTCCATCGCCACGGGGGCCACCATGGGCCGGTACGCGGAGCTGGGCGCGCAGGTCGTGCTGCTCACCATGACCCGCGGGGAGCGCGGCGAGGTGATCCCCGAACCCCTGCGCGGGCTCGAGGTCGGCCGTCCCGGCTGCACCGACGACGGCACCGCCCTGGGCCGCTACCGCGTCGGGGAGCTCGACGACGCCGCCGCCGCGCTGGGGGTGGCCGACCGCTTCTTCGCGGGCGAGCCCCCCGCCCTGGACCCCGCCGCGGGCTTCGCCGGCGGCACGGGCCACTACCACGACTCCGGGATGTCCTGGGGCCCCGACGGCCGGGCGGCCCCGGCCGGGGACTCCTCCCCGCACAGCCTCACCGCGGCGTCCGCCGAGGAGGCCGCCGCGCACGTCGCCGCGGCCGTGCGCGCCGTCCGCCCCCACGTGCTCGTCAGCTACGACGACGACGGGGGCTACGGCCACCCCGACCACGTCCGCACGGCCGCCGTCGCGGTGCGCGGCGCGGAGCTGGCCGCCCGTCCCGGCACGGACGCGTCGGGCCGGGTTGCCGAGCCCTGGCGCACCCCTCTGCTGTGGGCCGTGGAGGGGGAGGCCCGGGCGGACGACCCCCGCCCGCAGGCCGCGGTGCACGGCTCCGCCGAGCGCAAGCGGTCGGCCATGGCCGCCCACGCCACCCAGCTGGTGCTCGCCGAGGACGGCAGCCGCTTCGCCCTGTCCAACGGGGTCTGGCAGCCCTTCAGCGCCGTGGAGACCTTCCGCCTGCTCGCCGGGGACCCGGGTGCCGCCGCCGAGGAGACGCGCGCCGACGCCGGCCCGGCCTCGCTGCCCACCACCCTGGTGACCTCCGTCGCCGCCGGTCTCGCCGGCGCGAGCGTGGCCACGGTGCTGCACGCGGCGATCTGGTACTCGCCCGCGGGCTGGTGGATCCCGTGGGGACTGCTCTTCGCCGCCGCCCTGCTGCTGAGCGTGTCCCTGTGGGTCGGCACCGCCACCCGCCGCGTGTGGGCCGCCGCCGTGCCCGGGCTGATCGGCTACCTCGTCTCCTGGTTCTTCGCCTACGGCGGGGACGGCTCGGTGATCGTGGTGACCGACCCGAGCACCGTGGTCGGCGTCCTGGGCCTGGCCTGGTTCGTGGTGGTGTTCGCGGTGACGATCGCCTCCGTGCTCGTCACGGGCCGCTGGGTGCGCGCCCGGCGGCGGGCGGCCCGCCCCGCCTGA
- the typA gene encoding translational GTPase TypA, producing MSVTSTTAQRADLRNVAIVAHVDHGKTTIVDAMLQQTHAFSSHGEVEERVMDSGDLEREKGITILAKNTTVFYDGPSANGETITINVIDTPGHADFGGEVERGLSMVDGVVLLVDASEGPLPQTRFVLRKALEAKLPVILVVNKVDRPDARIEEVVGESMDLLLGLASDISEDEPDLDLDAVLNVPVVYAAGRDGRASLEQPANGSLPDNEDLEPLFKTIIEHVPAPSYDPEGVLQAHVTNLDASPFLGRLALLRIFNGTLKKGQTVAWARADGQLKNVRISELLATKGLDRVPAESAGPGEIVAVAGIEDITIGETLTDPENPQPLPLITVDDPAISMTIGINTSPLAGRVKGAKVTARQVKDRLDKELVGNVSLKVLPTQRPDAWEVQGRGELALAILVEQMRREGFELTAGKPQVVTKTVDGKVHEPYEHMTIDVPDEFLGAVTQLMAGRKGRMEAMANHGTGWVRMEFKVPSRGLIGFRTRFLTDTRGAGIASSYADGYEPWAGDIEYRTNGSMIADRAGVVTPFAMINLQERGTFFVEPTSEVYEGMIVGENSRADDMDVNITKEKKLTNMRAASSDTFENLTPPRKLTLEESLEFAREDECVEVTPESIRIRKVVLDANERLKANRARARA from the coding sequence ATGTCTGTAACCTCCACCACCGCCCAGCGCGCCGACCTCCGCAACGTGGCCATCGTGGCCCACGTCGACCACGGCAAGACCACCATCGTGGACGCGATGCTCCAGCAGACGCACGCGTTCTCGTCCCACGGTGAGGTCGAGGAGCGCGTGATGGACTCCGGTGACCTGGAGCGCGAGAAGGGGATCACGATCCTCGCCAAGAACACCACGGTGTTCTACGACGGGCCCTCCGCGAACGGGGAGACCATCACCATCAACGTCATCGACACCCCCGGCCACGCCGACTTCGGCGGCGAGGTCGAGCGCGGCCTGTCCATGGTCGACGGCGTCGTGCTGCTCGTGGACGCCTCCGAGGGCCCGCTGCCCCAGACCCGCTTCGTGCTGCGCAAGGCGCTCGAGGCGAAGCTGCCCGTGATCCTCGTGGTCAACAAGGTCGACCGCCCCGACGCCCGGATCGAGGAGGTCGTGGGCGAGTCCATGGACCTGCTCCTGGGCCTGGCCTCCGACATCTCCGAGGACGAGCCGGACCTCGACCTGGACGCCGTGCTGAACGTGCCCGTGGTCTACGCAGCGGGCCGCGACGGCCGGGCCTCCCTCGAGCAGCCCGCCAACGGCTCCCTGCCGGACAACGAGGACCTCGAGCCGCTGTTCAAGACGATCATCGAGCACGTCCCGGCCCCCTCCTACGACCCCGAGGGCGTGCTCCAGGCCCACGTCACCAACCTGGACGCCTCCCCGTTCCTGGGCCGTCTCGCCCTCCTGCGCATCTTCAACGGCACCCTCAAGAAGGGGCAGACCGTGGCCTGGGCGCGGGCGGACGGCCAGCTCAAGAACGTGCGGATCTCCGAGCTGCTGGCCACCAAGGGCCTGGACCGGGTCCCGGCCGAGTCAGCCGGTCCCGGTGAGATCGTGGCCGTGGCCGGGATCGAGGACATCACCATCGGCGAGACCCTCACCGACCCGGAGAACCCGCAGCCCCTGCCCCTGATCACGGTGGACGACCCCGCGATCTCCATGACCATCGGGATCAACACCTCCCCGCTGGCCGGCCGCGTCAAGGGCGCCAAGGTCACCGCCCGTCAGGTCAAGGACCGCCTCGACAAGGAGCTCGTCGGCAACGTCTCGCTCAAGGTGCTCCCCACCCAGCGCCCCGACGCCTGGGAGGTCCAGGGCCGCGGTGAGCTGGCCCTGGCCATCCTCGTGGAGCAGATGCGCCGCGAGGGCTTCGAGCTGACCGCGGGCAAGCCCCAGGTCGTCACCAAGACCGTCGACGGCAAGGTGCACGAGCCCTACGAGCACATGACCATCGACGTGCCGGACGAGTTCCTCGGCGCCGTGACCCAGCTGATGGCCGGCCGGAAGGGCCGCATGGAGGCCATGGCCAACCACGGCACCGGCTGGGTGCGCATGGAGTTCAAGGTCCCGTCCCGCGGGCTCATCGGCTTCCGCACAAGGTTCCTCACCGACACCCGCGGCGCCGGCATCGCCTCCTCCTACGCCGACGGCTACGAGCCGTGGGCCGGGGACATCGAGTACCGCACCAACGGCTCGATGATCGCCGACCGCGCCGGCGTGGTCACCCCGTTCGCGATGATCAACCTGCAGGAGCGCGGGACGTTCTTCGTGGAGCCCACCTCCGAGGTCTACGAGGGCATGATCGTCGGGGAGAACTCCCGCGCCGACGACATGGACGTGAACATCACGAAGGAGAAGAAGCTCACCAACATGCGGGCGGCCTCCTCCGACACCTTCGAGAACCTCACGCCCCCGCGCAAGCTCACCCTCGAGGAGTCCCTCGAGTTCGCCCGCGAGGACGAGTGCGTGGAGGTCACCCCGGAGTCCATCCGGATCCGCAAGGTGGTCCTCGACGCGAACGAGCGGCTGAAGGCCAACCGCGCCCGCGCCCGGGCCTGA